A single region of the Lepus europaeus isolate LE1 chromosome 1, mLepTim1.pri, whole genome shotgun sequence genome encodes:
- the LOC133766884 gene encoding intraflagellar transport protein 70B-like, whose translation MAGLNGPQIPEREFTVVVYRLIRDSRYAEAVQLLGGELQRSPKSRAGLSLLGYCYYRLQEFALAAECYEQLSQLHPELEQYRLYQAQALYKACLFPDATRVAFLLLDNPAYHNRVLRLQAAIKYSEGDLPGARSLVEQLLSGEGGEEGGGENDPDGQVNLGCLLYKEGQYEAACSKFFAALQASGYRPDLSYNLALAYYSSRQYASALKHIADIIEHGIRQHPELGVGMTTEGIDIRSVGNTLVLHQTALVEAFNLKAAIEYQLKNYEVAQETLTDMPPRAEEELDPVTLHNQALMNMDAKPTEGFEKLQFLLQQNPFPPETFGNLLLLYCKYEYFDLAADVLAENAHLTYKFLTPYLYDFLDAMITCQTAPDEAFVKLDGLAGMLTEQLRRLTKQVQEARHNRDEEGIKKAVNEYDDTLEKYIPVLMAQAKIYWNLENYSMVEKIFRKSVEFCNDHDVWKLNVAHVLFMQENKYKEAIGFYEPIVKKHYDNILNVSAVVLANLCVSYIMTSQNEEAEELMKKIEKEEEQLSYDDPDKKTYHLCIVNLVIGTLYCAKGNYDFGISRVIKSLEPYNKKLGTDTWYYAKRCFLSLLENMSKHMIVLCDSVIQECIQFLEHCELYGRNIPAVIEQPLEEERMHIGKNTVTYESRQLKALIYEIIGWNI comes from the coding sequence ATGGCCGGGTTGAACGGTCCGCAAATCCCCGAGAGGGAGTTCACCGTGGTCGTGTACCGGCTCATCCGGGATTCTCGCTACGCCGAGGCGGTGCAGCTGCTGGGCGGAGAGCTGCAGCGCAGCCCGAAGAGCCGCGCCGGCCTGTCGCTGCTGGGCTACTGCTACTACCGCCTGCAGGAGTTCGCGCTGGCCGCCGAGTGCTATGAGCAGCTGAGCCAGCTGCACCCAGAGCTCGAGCAGTACCGCCTGtaccaggcccaggccctgtaCAAGGCCTGCCTTTTTCCGGATGCCACCCGGGTCGCCTTCCTCCTGCTGGACAACCCCGCCTACCACAACCGGGTCCTCCGCCTGCAGGCCGCCATCAAGTACAGCGAGGGTGatctgccaggggccaggagcctggtggaGCAGCTGCTCAGTGGGGAaggtggagaggagggagggggagagaacgATCCCGATGGCCAGGTCAACCTGGGTTGTTTGCTCTACAAGGAAGGGCAGTATGAAGCTGCATGTTCCAAGTTCTTTGCGGCCCTGCAGGCCTCGGGCTACCGACCTGACCTTTCTTACAACTTGGCTTTGGCCTATTACAGCAGCCGACAGTATGCCTCAGCTCTGAAGCACATTGCCGACATTATTGAACATGGCATCCGCCAGCATCCCGAGCTGGGTGTGGGCATGACCACTGAGGGCATTGATATTCGCAGTGTTGGCAACACTTTAGTTCTCCACCAGACTGCTTTGGTAGAGGCCTTCAACCTCAAGGCAGCCATAGAATACCAGCTGAAAAACTATGAAGTAGCCCAAGAAACTCTCACTGACATGCCTCCTAGGGCAGAGGAAGAGTTGGACCCTGTGACCCTGCACAACCAGGcactgatgaacatggatgccaAGCCTACGGAAGGGTTTGAAAAGCTCCAGTTTTTGCTCCAACAGAACCCCTTCCCCCCAGAGACTTTTGGCAACCTGTTGCTGCTCTACTGTAAATATGAGTATTTTGACCTGGCCGCAGATGTCCTGGCAGAAAATGCCCATTTGACTTACAAGTTCCTCACACCCTACCTCTATGACTTTCTGGACGCCATGATCACTTGCCAGACAGCTCCTGATGAAGCTTTCGTTAAGCTGGATGGACTAGCAGGGATGCTGACTGAACAGCTCCGGAGACTCACCAAACAGGTACAGGAAGCAAGACACAACAGAGATGAGGAAGGTATCAAAAAAGCAGTGAATGAGTATGATGACACCCTGGAGAAGTACATTCCGgtgttgatggctcaagcaaAAATCTACTGGAACCTTGAAAATTATTCAATGGTGGAAAAGATCTTCCGCAAATCTGTGGAATTCTGTAATGACCACGACGTGTGGAAGCTGAATGTTGCTCATGTTCTGTTCATGCAGGAAAACAAGTACAAAGAAGCCATTGGATTTTATGAGCCCATAGTGAAGAAGCATTATGATAACATCCTCAATGTCAGTGCTGTTGTTTTAGCTAACCTCTGTGTTTCCTATATCATGACAAGTCAAAATGAAGAAGCTGAAGAGTTGATGAAGAAgattgagaaggaggaagagcaGCTCTCCTATGATGACCCAGACAAGAAAACCTATCATCTGTGTATTGTGAATTTGGTGATCGGAACACTTTATTGTGCCAAAGGAAATTATGATTTTGGCATTTCTCGAGTTATCAAAAGCTTGGAACCTTATAATAAAAAACTGGGCACTGATACCTGGTATTATGCCAAGAGATGCTTCCTATCCTTATTAGAAAATATGTCAAAACACATGATAGTGCTTTGTGACAGTGTTATTCAAGAATGTATCCAATTTCTGGAACACTGTGAACTGTATGGCAGAAACATACCTGCTGTTATAGAACAACCcctggaagaagaaagaatgcatATTGGAAAGAATACAGTCACATATGAATCGAGACAGTTAAAAGCTTTGATTTATGAAATCATAGGCTGGAATATATAG